CTGCTCCTGCATTGAATAAATCAGTGCAGGAGCAAAATCTATGTTATCTCAGTACGGTACACATCCTTGTTTCGGTAGTATTCCCGGTTGTGATGCGATAGAAGTAAATACCCGAATGCATTTCACCTGTATCCCACAGAACAGAATGATTTCCTTCCTGCTGTATTTCTCCGTCAACGAGAGTTTCCACAAGTTTTCCGCTGATGTCATAAACTGCTAATGAAACCGAACCTGTTTCCGAAAGAGTATATGAAATTGCTGTATGAAGACTTATGGGATTGGGACTGTTCTGATTGAGGATCACATCTGTAAGCATCCCTGATGTTGACTGTTCTTCTAAGGAAGTGGTTGGTTTCTCCCGTGACATTATATAGAAATCAGCACAACTGCTTGCGTTTAGATAACTTGAAGCCAGTGAAAGATATGGTGAGTCGTCCAGATTGGATGTAATTACAGGATATCTGTGATCGTAATCACTTCCGCTGGTTATTTCCTCGACGACGTTCCAGGTCTGACCCCTGTTCGTTGTTTTCCATCTCTGTATTTCACGTTTTGCTGTTCCGTAGTACTCGATGTAAATGTCAAATTCTTCATCCGTAATACAATGCAATCCATATATCCACATGAATTCGCCGTTATGGGGTATTACTACTTTCTTCCACTCATTGTCTTCCCAGTAGCGCAGATACCAGTCACAAGGATCGGGGCTGTTTCGCCACGTTTCGCCATTGGTAAAGTAGATGTCACCTGACGGTGAAAAACATCCCGAGCCTAGAGAGGTTATTTCGTTGTTTCCCGGAAGGTGCTGCACAAGGCAGTGGCTATCCATCTCATCACAGGTGAGAGGTCCATCCGTGATGATATTCTTTGTGAAAGAACCATCTATATTTGTCCAGTTCTCGCCGTCTTCACTGTTCAGATAATAGCAATCCGGATAACCGTAACCTGGATCGCGATCACACCGGTTTACCGCGAGATGAATTCCGTCAGTGTCGCTCTGTGTAATTCTTCCATGATATGCCCAGTAGTTTCGTGCGGTTCCAAAGTTCACAACGATGTTTCCGGCATCCCATGTCAGACCGTTATCTGTGGATTTGAACAGCATTATCCGGTAATGATTGTAATAAGAATCGCTTCCATACCTTGATGACACAAAAAGATCACCATTCGCTGTTTTCCAGATCTTGGGA
This is a stretch of genomic DNA from Candidatus Aegiribacteria sp.. It encodes these proteins:
- a CDS encoding T9SS type A sorting domain-containing protein encodes the protein MKSARIFHGAMTIAVLMTLSGIAWSIDISDGYYYPTESRGHNPQVITASNFGPQIYYYSGTHNRTYFLWMQRGGTGYSIENMVLYYDHDTEELSESYGVGPGTPGATDCHAHGAVIVADDGHIIVIHEKLWNTGGSGHNSEYQIKRSVNPEDPSAGFTLVHQTGSGNCYPKIWKTANGDLFVSSRYGSDSYYNHYRIMLFKSTDNGLTWDAGNIVVNFGTARNYWAYHGRITQSDTDGIHLAVNRCDRDPGYGYPDCYYLNSEDGENWTNIDGSFTKNIITDGPLTCDEMDSHCLVQHLPGNNEITSLGSGCFSPSGDIYFTNGETWRNSPDPCDWYLRYWEDNEWKKVVIPHNGEFMWIYGLHCITDEEFDIYIEYYGTAKREIQRWKTTNRGQTWNVVEEITSGSDYDHRYPVITSNLDDSPYLSLASSYLNASSCADFYIMSREKPTTSLEEQSTSGMLTDVILNQNSPNPISLHTAISYTLSETGSVSLAVYDISGKLVETLVDGEIQQEGNHSVLWDTGEMHSGIYFYRITTGNTTETRMCTVLR